One Paenibacillus sp. FSL W8-0186 genomic window carries:
- a CDS encoding GNAT family N-acetyltransferase has protein sequence MKQNKYVRLAVVDDAQALAQLNREFNGVEASLADIERCLANSSEIVAIAILNDEPVGFACGQSYQSFCYRELAGEITELYVREGARRQGLAAELIHAIEAELKRRGVITIKVLTGLRNEAAMQTYTKSHYVKKNEVVFQKNI, from the coding sequence ATGAAGCAGAACAAGTATGTCCGCTTGGCTGTGGTTGATGATGCCCAGGCTCTTGCTCAACTTAATCGTGAATTTAATGGCGTTGAGGCTTCCCTCGCCGATATCGAGCGATGTTTGGCTAATTCAAGCGAAATTGTAGCGATCGCGATCCTCAATGATGAACCTGTTGGATTTGCTTGTGGTCAATCTTATCAATCATTTTGCTATCGTGAACTTGCAGGAGAAATCACAGAGCTATATGTCCGAGAAGGAGCAAGGAGACAAGGATTAGCAGCTGAACTCATTCACGCGATTGAAGCAGAGTTGAAACGGCGGGGCGTGATAACAATCAAAGTTCTTACAGGACTGCGCAATGAGGCTGCGATGCAGACCTACACCAAGTCGCATTACGTCAAGAAAAACGAAGTTGTTTTTCAAAAGAATATCTAG
- a CDS encoding VOC family protein, whose protein sequence is MGTIYLPVSDPKHSANWFCSNLGAELVFLDEGNNHAIVNLAHQSFILILSERGLTANFQTINDGLMFPFTFEVNGEEELIQLRHELFEKGLNVGDIEDRGHPGKNFIITDPDGNRFDVWSELSPKFKEKYGFH, encoded by the coding sequence GTGGGAACGATTTATCTTCCTGTTTCCGATCCTAAGCATTCAGCAAATTGGTTTTGCTCAAATCTAGGAGCGGAATTGGTTTTCTTAGACGAAGGAAATAACCATGCCATCGTTAACCTGGCGCATCAGAGCTTTATTTTGATTCTAAGTGAACGGGGCTTGACTGCTAACTTTCAAACTATTAATGACGGATTGATGTTTCCATTTACATTTGAAGTTAACGGGGAAGAAGAATTGATCCAGCTTCGTCATGAACTCTTCGAAAAAGGCCTGAACGTCGGAGATATCGAAGATAGAGGGCACCCGGGCAAAAATTTCATCATTACGGATCCGGACGGGAACAGATTCGATGTGTGGAGCGAATTGTCCCCGAAATTTAAGGAGAAATACGGCTTTCATTAA